The Candidatus Poribacteria bacterium nucleotide sequence CACGATCTCGGTCGACGCGCACGTCTGACGAAGTCGTTGCGTCCGCACAGGTGATCAACACGCCGTACCGGTCCGCGTACGCACGGTTCTGCTCGATTGCATCTTTGACGATCTGGCTGACGGACCACTGGCGGAAGTCGAACTCCATACCGCCCGATGCCAGCTTCTGCATATCCAGGATGTCGTTGACCAGACGTATCAGCCGTTCGGCGTTGGAGTAGGCGATGTCTAGCATCTTCCGGGCAGTGTCGCCGAGCTCTCCCGCCGCCCCGCCCGTGAGCAACCCGAGAGCGCCAAAGATGGACGTCAGCGGGGTGCGGAGCTCGTGGCTGACGGTCGACACGAACTCGTCCTTCATGCGGTCCAGCGCCTTCCGCTCCGTGATGTCGCGGAAAATGGCACGCGTCGCAACCGGGCTCCCCCGGACCATCCGGCAGTTGACGCTTCCCTCGAGCGAGATACGAGCGCCGCTCTTTGTTACGAAGTCCACTTCGACGTGGTCCAGGTACGCCCCCGCCATCACCTTGCGAAACAGGTCGAGGCAATGCTCCCGATGCTCCGGCGCGATGACGTCCATCATATTCATCGACGCGACGTCATCGTCTCCGTATCCAAGCGCGTCGCGCCATGCGCGGTTGACGTAGTCGAAACTCCCGTCTGGCAGAACGCTCTGAATCAGGTCCTGGGCGTTCTCGAACAGATCACGATACCGCTCCTCGCTCTCTCTCAGTGCGTCCTCAGCGCGTCGGCGCTGGGTGACGTCGCGCGCAATGCCGGTGAACAGGCGCTGCGGTCCTGACCGAATCTCGGCAATCGTGAGTTCGACAGGGAATGTCTCGCCGCCTTTGCGCTGCCCTTCGACCTCGGTCATCCTCCCAATCACGTGGGGCACCCGTGTCGATAGGTAGCGGGCGATCGCCGCCAAGTGCTTCGGTCGGTAAGCAGCCGGCATCAGCAGCGAGACGTTCGTCCCAATCAGCTCGGATTCCGAGTAGCCAAAGAGCGTGGTCGTAGCAGCGTTGGCTCCGATGATCGTGCCCTGTTCATCGATCGTGATGATGGCATCGATCGCGTAGTCCATGATCGCGCGTATCCGCTCATTGGCGAGGCGCTCCGAATCCTGCGCGACCTTGCGCTCCGTGATGTCGGTACACACGCCGACGAGTTGCCACTCGTCGTCCGCCACAGGCTCCACCCACACGTCCTCGTTCAGCCACTGCGTGCGTCCGTCAGCCAGCAGGCACGGATACTTCTGCGAGTAATGCGTCCATCCTTCACGAAATGCCTGCTGCGCCAGCTCGTCCATCCTCCGCCGGTACTCCGGCGGCGTGCTCCGCGCCCACGCTTGAGCGTAGTCAACTCCATCGGACTGGTCGATGGGCAGAAACCGTTGCGCCGCCACTGGGTCGGGGAAGTAAAGCTGCCAATCGAACCCACCGTTGACGCGGCGCACGTCGGCTCGCCACAGCAGCGCTCTCACACCAGCGATGATCCGCCGACGTTCTTCCTCGTCGCGCCTCGCCTGCGTGATGTCCCGCGCGACGGCGTAGATGAGTCCCTCGGCGGGGTACGGTCTGGCGACCCACGACAGCCAACGGATCGCGCCGTCCTTTCGGATGAAGCGGCTTTCGAACTGGGCGGCGGCTTCGTTTCCTGCCGACTGCGAAAAGGCGCCGTTGACGACCTCCCGGTCGTCTGGATGTATGAACGTCATCAACGGCGGAGTCAGGAGTTCCGATTCCGTGTACCCGGTGGCTTCGATCCACGCCGGGTTCAGGCGCTTGAGGAACCCATCGAAACCGGCAACGCAGAACAGGTCAAGCGACAGCGTGAAGAAACGCTGCCTTTCCTCCTCCACATGGAGCCGTTCGGAAATGTTGCGGATCGTCGTCACCTGAGCCGAACCGCCGAAATCGGGCATGGAACGGTGACGCACCTCAGCGGCGAATAGGATGCCGTCCCCGCGCTTTCCATCGACAAGCAACCAATCACTGGACTGCATTCGCATGGTGCGCGCCAGGTCTTCGTGTGCCTCCTGGCTTACGAGATCGACGAGGCGCATGCCCGTGAGCTCGCCGTAGTTGGCGCCGAACATGGCATGCGCGGCCTCATTTGCGTCGACGATGGTGCCGCTCTCGTGGATGAGCACGCCCTCGGCGCTGGCGTCGGCGAGTCGTCGAAATCGCGCTCCGCTCTGCCGGGTCATCGTCAGCGCCCGGTCGAGATCCGCGGAGGTGCGCCCAAGCTGCTCGCGAGCAGCCTGCAGCCTGCGGACCGATGCCAGGCGGGCTCGGTGGATGACCACGGCAAGGAGTGTCGCCATACCGATGGCGAATCCCTCACGCGACCATCCGGAAGGCTGCCCCACGGCAACGAACGCGCCAATCCA carries:
- a CDS encoding PAS domain S-box protein; translated protein: MEVAGQLLGALRMLHRPPLTRRVTMKADDTRAADGHAVRASDVASVVVRDSLPSVLLGLAILYTLLAPTHYLVLTGTIRSVMVVVAAASAVWCWGAWVALRRQELPPRFAHVGAAAAASIVLVNSTLHLTLSADPAQTGNLLLFIVGIGFLFLSTPWLIGMLAATVLCWIGAFVAVGQPSGWSREGFAIGMATLLAVVIHRARLASVRRLQAAREQLGRTSADLDRALTMTRQSGARFRRLADASAEGVLIHESGTIVDANEAAHAMFGANYGELTGMRLVDLVSQEAHEDLARTMRMQSSDWLLVDGKRGDGILFAAEVRHRSMPDFGGSAQVTTIRNISERLHVEEERQRFFTLSLDLFCVAGFDGFLKRLNPAWIEATGYTESELLTPPLMTFIHPDDREVVNGAFSQSAGNEAAAQFESRFIRKDGAIRWLSWVARPYPAEGLIYAVARDITQARRDEEERRRIIAGVRALLWRADVRRVNGGFDWQLYFPDPVAAQRFLPIDQSDGVDYAQAWARSTPPEYRRRMDELAQQAFREGWTHYSQKYPCLLADGRTQWLNEDVWVEPVADDEWQLVGVCTDITERKVAQDSERLANERIRAIMDYAIDAIITIDEQGTIIGANAATTTLFGYSESELIGTNVSLLMPAAYRPKHLAAIARYLSTRVPHVIGRMTEVEGQRKGGETFPVELTIAEIRSGPQRLFTGIARDVTQRRRAEDALRESEERYRDLFENAQDLIQSVLPDGSFDYVNRAWRDALGYGDDDVASMNMMDVIAPEHREHCLDLFRKVMAGAYLDHVEVDFVTKSGARISLEGSVNCRMVRGSPVATRAIFRDITERKALDRMKDEFVSTVSHELRTPLTSIFGALGLLTGGAAGELGDTARKMLDIAYSNAERLIRLVNDILDMQKLASGGMEFDFRQWSVSQIVKDAIEQNRAYADRYGVLITCADATTSSDVRVDRDRVLQVMANLLSNAAKFSPEGGTVAVEVLSSDSRVTVRVSDSGPGIPEEFQSRIFQRFAQADSSDSRAKGGTGLGLSIVKAIVDRLGGEVGFETEAGVGTTFYFALPSAGTALHAPSRQEGVDLRRHVLMCSSDENVVTFLTDVVEAHGMTAHVVATAKEAREQLMRRDYTALILDIVLPDQSGVDLLRRIRSDERTRRLPVVVVSATTDEAKRLSNGGAVEIVDWIPKPIEHARLAESVREAARRRSVSKPRILHVEDDGDVLQVVAAVLEGTDVTFATTLREARELLASEEFHLILLDIAMPDGSGFELLPEVAERAPEMPVIVFSAGDVGTDDAARVAASLVKSRTTNEQLASVVWDVLSPRADPGSRLAEGA